Proteins encoded within one genomic window of Synechococcus sp. PCC 7335:
- the cysE gene encoding serine O-acetyltransferase, with product MFPSFKRAFTYYRRQLTDLVRSQWPIASDFAIIFERDPAARNWLEVLCCYPGFHAITAHRLAHWLHYRHIPFFPRFISHLARCFTGIEIHPGAQLGVAVFIDHGMGVVIGETAVVGDYSLIYQGVTLGGTGKETGKRHPTIGKKVVIGAGANVLGNIHIGDHARIGAGSVVLHTVPAHCTAVGVPSRNVCECNTTAAPLEHGNLPDVEAVTIHHLWAHIQQLEEQLHTLKRSTLSSLTTLES from the coding sequence ATGTTTCCCTCCTTCAAGAGAGCCTTTACTTACTATCGGCGGCAGTTGACTGACCTAGTGCGATCACAATGGCCTATAGCATCAGACTTTGCCATCATCTTTGAGCGAGATCCGGCAGCTCGCAACTGGCTAGAAGTACTGTGTTGCTATCCTGGGTTTCATGCAATTACGGCTCACCGTCTAGCTCACTGGCTACATTACCGGCATATTCCTTTCTTTCCTCGTTTTATCTCGCATCTAGCACGCTGTTTTACTGGCATTGAAATTCATCCTGGAGCGCAGCTAGGTGTTGCAGTATTCATCGATCATGGGATGGGGGTCGTCATTGGAGAAACTGCCGTTGTGGGTGACTATAGTTTGATCTACCAGGGTGTCACCTTAGGAGGCACGGGTAAAGAGACGGGCAAACGCCATCCCACCATAGGCAAAAAAGTTGTCATTGGCGCAGGTGCGAACGTATTAGGCAACATCCATATTGGCGATCATGCCAGAATTGGCGCTGGTTCGGTAGTCCTGCATACAGTCCCGGCTCACTGCACTGCTGTCGGCGTTCCTAGCCGAAATGTCTGCGAATGTAATACAACTGCGGCCCCATTAGAACACGGCAATCTACCTGATGTTGAGGCCGTAACGATACATCATCTATGGGCTCACATTCAACAGCTCGAAGAACAGCTACACACGCTCAAACGCTCTACCCTCTCATCTTTAACTACGCTGGAGTCTTAA
- a CDS encoding GTP-binding protein — translation MASAFKDELVEDHSAIRIPKQGMPVTIITGFLGSGKTTLLNHILNNAEGLKVAVLVNEFGDINIDTQLLVSSDQTMVELSNGCICCTINESLVDAVYQVLEREERIDYLVIETTGLADPLPIMMTFVGTSLKDLTRLDSVIGVVDADNFGADLFNSSVYTNQLIYSDVILLNKTDLVNDDRILAVEAEIHRLKAQARLLRCSLETSAALPLSAILDVGLSDAETYVLSEQQISNHIVSDRFVSVPFRSDRPFDFTRFEHFLMHQLPENIFRAKGILWFENQPQRYIFQLAGKRCSLSPDTQTPPMQNQLVFIGHKLNPLQIHQYLGNCLTGQPI, via the coding sequence ATGGCGTCAGCATTCAAAGATGAATTAGTCGAAGATCACTCAGCGATCAGGATTCCTAAGCAAGGAATGCCTGTCACGATCATCACCGGCTTTCTAGGGAGCGGTAAAACTACCCTGCTTAACCACATTTTGAATAATGCCGAGGGCCTCAAAGTCGCTGTACTGGTGAACGAGTTTGGTGATATTAATATTGATACTCAGCTCTTGGTTTCAAGCGATCAGACGATGGTGGAGCTCAGTAATGGCTGCATTTGCTGCACGATTAACGAAAGTCTGGTAGATGCGGTCTATCAGGTATTAGAGCGAGAAGAGCGGATAGATTATCTGGTGATAGAAACCACCGGCCTAGCTGATCCGCTGCCGATTATGATGACATTTGTTGGTACAAGCCTAAAAGACTTGACTCGGCTCGATTCTGTCATCGGTGTGGTGGATGCGGATAACTTTGGTGCGGATCTCTTTAACAGTTCGGTATACACCAATCAGCTTATCTACAGCGATGTCATCTTACTCAATAAAACTGATCTGGTAAACGATGACCGTATTTTGGCTGTAGAAGCTGAAATACATAGACTAAAAGCCCAGGCACGGCTGCTGCGATGTAGCTTAGAAACTTCTGCTGCACTGCCGCTCTCCGCCATTCTAGATGTGGGGCTATCCGACGCTGAGACCTATGTTCTTTCAGAGCAACAGATTTCCAATCACATCGTGAGCGATCGCTTTGTATCTGTTCCGTTCCGCAGCGATCGCCCTTTCGACTTTACTAGGTTTGAACATTTTCTGATGCATCAATTGCCCGAGAATATCTTTCGGGCTAAGGGCATTCTATGGTTTGAAAATCAGCCACAGCGATATATTTTTCAGCTAGCAGGCAAGCGATGCAGCCTTTCTCCAGATACTCAAACGCCCCCTATGCAAAACCAACTCGTGTTCATTGGCCACAAGCTCAACCCGTTACAAATCCACCAATATCTAGGCAATTGTTTAACCGGTCAACCTATTTAA
- a CDS encoding gamma-glutamylcyclotransferase has protein sequence MSSFERLITEHPASEHFPGESYFHYFAYGSCMCPVDLKRSLKENTHPYVVGPATLKGYRLGFHYYSSQRQCGALDISPQLGSEVQGVLYRLPWRFSDLLDRREGVEQGGYRHERVTVSSGGRSYIQVRTYVVVKKMPVEVPPNDWYFSVVMRGATTCKLPEHYCWSLFEHMRGLQSA, from the coding sequence ATGTCATCTTTTGAACGCCTAATCACTGAACATCCCGCCTCTGAGCACTTCCCTGGTGAATCCTACTTTCACTATTTTGCCTACGGCTCATGCATGTGCCCAGTCGATTTGAAGCGATCGCTCAAAGAAAATACCCATCCTTATGTGGTAGGCCCTGCCACTCTAAAAGGCTATCGCTTGGGGTTTCACTATTATTCGTCTCAGCGGCAGTGTGGCGCGCTCGATATCTCTCCGCAGCTAGGTAGTGAGGTGCAAGGTGTCCTTTACCGGCTGCCTTGGCGATTTAGCGATCTCCTCGACCGGCGTGAAGGCGTTGAGCAAGGTGGCTACCGTCACGAACGCGTTACCGTCAGCAGCGGTGGCCGCTCCTACATCCAAGTACGCACCTATGTCGTTGTCAAGAAAATGCCTGTAGAAGTTCCGCCCAATGACTGGTACTTCTCTGTGGTAATGCGAGGCGCGACTACCTGCAAGCTGCCAGAGCACTATTGCTGGAGTCTGTTCGAGCACATGCGCGGCCTACAGAGTGCTTAG
- a CDS encoding (2Fe-2S) ferredoxin domain-containing protein, with protein sequence MSNNLSVAVSKSMSEAISNISSDIRDDMSLINQSNTQAPTALPWIFNLTGTFLGLLGEAPNNVKSIVLAVEVLTEDNQVGELETIGIELPKNLQAAVKQSLRQRSLRLGDRVRCIGRSRLDYAANVIQLKAYCLFSETASVLPIATSTATSTATSTMPVAASRPARQKQRILVCHKSGCNKRGGRQLVSALEQALQTYQLQDRVEIQYTGCQKCCSKAPGLTIMPGKHRYYGLNPQDLPSLIEKHFCELS encoded by the coding sequence ATGTCGAATAATCTTTCGGTTGCTGTATCGAAAAGCATGTCAGAGGCGATCTCTAATATTTCCTCTGATATCAGAGACGATATGAGTTTGATTAATCAATCAAACACTCAGGCGCCTACCGCGCTGCCTTGGATATTCAATCTAACCGGTACCTTCCTAGGACTACTCGGCGAGGCGCCTAACAACGTGAAGTCAATTGTGCTGGCCGTTGAAGTATTGACCGAGGATAACCAAGTTGGTGAACTAGAGACGATTGGTATTGAGCTGCCTAAAAATCTACAGGCTGCTGTCAAACAGTCGCTTAGGCAACGCTCTCTTCGGCTAGGCGATCGCGTTCGCTGTATTGGTCGCAGTCGGCTTGACTATGCGGCAAACGTCATTCAGCTCAAAGCCTACTGTCTTTTTTCTGAAACGGCGAGCGTTTTGCCCATAGCTACTTCGACAGCTACTTCGACAGCCACTTCGACGATGCCGGTAGCTGCCTCTAGGCCAGCTCGGCAGAAGCAAAGAATTTTAGTCTGTCACAAATCAGGCTGTAACAAGCGCGGTGGACGACAGCTCGTTTCGGCGCTAGAGCAGGCACTGCAGACATATCAGCTTCAAGACCGAGTAGAGATTCAATACACGGGCTGCCAAAAGTGCTGTTCAAAAGCACCCGGTCTGACAATTATGCCTGGCAAACACCGCTATTATGGTCTGAATCCACAGGATCTACCTTCCCTGATTGAAAAACACTTTTGCGAGCTGTCCTAA
- a CDS encoding DUF3299 domain-containing protein, giving the protein MFKVCQLSSFALWCSRLSALFFVFVLALLMAIIPAAPVRAQEAISWDDLQAHSTHLRNPYEHLSEAQTYRLSSLYQLKEWTKENPSAPESIEAKEIQRLEQTLAAEGLDTDALLVHADEARAYWRSQSQITNPDLEEQSVQLSGYILPLGNAQADSRTQTVSEFLLVPYVGACIHVPTPPPNQMVYIKPRVAIENPGLFSAVQITGKLRSRSGRYELFRVDGSRTIEVSYAMDLEAITPAPDTNSLAFARQITGPWWRTLPARVSNVLTVSLGNLSRQTSPRTLIMAMLLSFSYGVLHTLGPGHGKAVIVSYFVGNGGSMRRGIVMGIRIALFHVLSAVVIVVFTDQLVQQVGGSSASSYRVVQLISYGAIALIGGWMLRQALKKRNTVHSASYAASGDNATVEAMLYPSLTQQLALSETGQLDRLRETVPQKTAPPGNSAVLADCSCLTCEDPQGIGGWLALAVGAVPCSGALLVLLYGLANDLLWPSVAMVISISVGMAFTLAWIGALAILGNRYGHQAAARQQQKRLSWKEAVPSKPNLLSRFSLVQLGQVAGASCVLLLGASLFLLTLTE; this is encoded by the coding sequence ATGTTCAAGGTTTGTCAGCTCAGCTCTTTTGCTTTGTGGTGCTCTCGCCTGAGTGCACTGTTTTTTGTCTTTGTGCTGGCTTTGCTGATGGCTATCATTCCAGCCGCGCCGGTAAGGGCTCAAGAGGCAATTAGTTGGGACGATTTGCAGGCCCACTCAACGCACTTGCGCAATCCTTACGAGCACCTAAGTGAAGCACAAACCTATCGTCTTTCTAGTTTGTATCAGCTGAAAGAATGGACAAAGGAGAATCCATCTGCGCCTGAGAGCATAGAGGCTAAAGAAATTCAGCGGCTAGAGCAAACCTTAGCTGCTGAAGGGCTCGACACGGACGCACTGTTGGTTCATGCGGATGAAGCTCGGGCCTACTGGCGGTCGCAATCACAAATCACTAACCCCGATTTGGAAGAACAATCTGTTCAACTCTCGGGCTATATTCTGCCATTGGGCAATGCTCAAGCCGATAGCCGAACGCAGACAGTAAGCGAGTTTTTGCTAGTGCCTTATGTGGGTGCTTGTATCCACGTTCCAACGCCGCCGCCCAATCAGATGGTCTATATCAAGCCAAGGGTAGCGATTGAGAATCCTGGTTTGTTTTCAGCGGTGCAGATTACTGGCAAGCTGCGATCGCGCTCCGGCAGATACGAGCTGTTTCGAGTAGATGGTAGCCGAACGATCGAGGTGAGCTATGCGATGGATTTGGAGGCGATCACACCAGCTCCAGATACCAACTCATTAGCGTTTGCTAGGCAAATTACAGGGCCATGGTGGCGCACCTTACCAGCGAGGGTTTCCAATGTGCTAACGGTGTCTCTAGGAAATCTGTCGCGGCAAACATCGCCGCGTACGCTGATAATGGCGATGCTGCTGTCATTTAGCTATGGGGTGCTGCACACATTAGGACCTGGGCACGGAAAGGCGGTGATTGTTTCCTACTTTGTCGGCAATGGTGGTAGCATGCGGCGCGGCATTGTAATGGGCATACGAATTGCTCTTTTCCATGTGCTCTCTGCAGTTGTTATTGTTGTTTTTACCGATCAACTGGTACAGCAAGTGGGCGGCAGCAGTGCCAGTAGTTACCGGGTGGTGCAGTTGATTAGCTATGGGGCGATCGCGCTCATTGGTGGTTGGATGTTGCGACAGGCGCTGAAAAAGCGAAACACTGTCCATTCCGCTTCCTATGCTGCGTCCGGAGACAATGCGACGGTAGAAGCGATGCTATATCCCAGTTTGACTCAGCAGCTCGCACTATCAGAAACTGGGCAATTAGATAGGTTACGAGAGACCGTGCCGCAAAAGACTGCGCCGCCAGGAAATAGCGCTGTTTTGGCGGACTGTAGCTGTCTGACTTGTGAAGATCCCCAAGGCATTGGTGGCTGGCTCGCCTTGGCGGTCGGCGCTGTACCTTGTAGCGGCGCATTGCTCGTGTTGCTGTATGGACTGGCAAATGACTTGCTGTGGCCAAGTGTGGCAATGGTTATTTCTATTTCTGTGGGTATGGCTTTTACCCTGGCCTGGATTGGTGCACTCGCTATTTTAGGAAATCGGTACGGGCATCAAGCGGCAGCTCGCCAGCAGCAAAAGCGACTCTCTTGGAAAGAGGCAGTGCCAAGTAAACCAAATCTGCTCTCTAGGTTCTCATTGGTGCAATTAGGCCAGGTTGCGGGCGCTAGCTGTGTCTTGTTGTTAGGTGCAAGTCTTTTTTTGTTGACCCTAACTGAATGA
- a CDS encoding TrkA family potassium uptake protein yields the protein MPRQPFIQAPEARDRYYTALQERYRKMQRELFRGLSAVLGIILIGTLWYWLVEGWHFAEALYMTVITLTTVGFSEVRPLGDRGRVFTTVLIFLGIVAVGYMANRFTEAIVKGYFQEGIRLNQRRKLMQSLSNHYILCGFGRTGQQIAEELSLQKIPFVVVDTEAGLVEQAQTLGFVAVQGDATSDNTLHLLKVESAVCLISALTSDAENLYTVLSARTLNPGVRIVARASSSEAIQKLRRVGADAVISPYITGGKRMAAAALRPQVMDFMDGIVSSGDRTYYMEEFFLDPLVCAQIGQTLKESQLRALTGVLIVAIRRNQGELIIGPTADIQLQAKDFLICLGTAEQLQIMNRLLSPLNAKPLQEPNQTP from the coding sequence TTGCCACGTCAGCCATTCATTCAAGCACCAGAGGCGCGAGATCGCTACTATACGGCTCTGCAAGAAAGATATCGAAAGATGCAGCGAGAGCTTTTTCGAGGACTTTCGGCAGTGCTTGGCATTATTCTGATAGGGACCCTTTGGTATTGGCTTGTGGAGGGCTGGCACTTTGCCGAAGCCCTTTATATGACTGTCATTACCTTAACGACCGTAGGCTTTTCAGAAGTTCGGCCACTGGGCGATCGCGGCCGGGTGTTCACAACGGTACTGATCTTTCTAGGAATTGTAGCGGTTGGGTATATGGCCAATCGATTTACAGAAGCGATTGTCAAGGGCTACTTTCAAGAAGGCATCCGCTTGAATCAACGCCGTAAGCTTATGCAAAGTCTTTCTAATCACTATATTTTGTGTGGATTTGGTAGAACCGGCCAACAAATTGCCGAAGAACTTTCTTTGCAAAAGATTCCATTTGTGGTTGTCGATACAGAAGCAGGCTTGGTAGAGCAGGCCCAAACGCTAGGCTTTGTAGCGGTGCAAGGAGATGCCACCTCAGATAATACACTTCACTTGCTCAAAGTTGAATCGGCGGTTTGTTTAATCTCAGCGTTGACCTCTGATGCAGAAAACTTATACACCGTACTCTCGGCTAGAACGCTTAATCCTGGCGTGAGGATCGTCGCTCGAGCCAGCAGCAGTGAGGCTATTCAAAAATTACGGCGAGTAGGCGCAGATGCAGTGATTTCGCCATACATCACCGGGGGCAAACGCATGGCCGCGGCTGCCTTGCGACCTCAGGTAATGGACTTTATGGATGGCATTGTTTCGAGCGGCGATCGCACCTACTACATGGAAGAGTTCTTTCTTGATCCTTTGGTTTGTGCTCAAATTGGTCAAACGCTCAAAGAATCTCAACTAAGAGCGCTCACCGGGGTTTTGATTGTTGCGATTCGACGCAACCAGGGCGAGTTGATTATTGGACCGACAGCCGACATTCAACTGCAGGCAAAAGATTTTCTTATTTGCTTAGGAACAGCAGAGCAGCTACAAATTATGAACCGTCTTCTCTCTCCACTAAATGCAAAGCCACTGCAAGAGCCTAATCAAACGCCTTGA
- a CDS encoding Asr1405/Asl0597 family protein gives MDQYTSVATSHLDHAGDHADANSNNLGYVVSVSQVDRWSINLRLRELNIPCTCPADGTLRVNANHPIALLLVNSVVRRFKVPRQTSVDWLERCWSSRVACSVVF, from the coding sequence ATGGACCAATACACATCTGTTGCTACTTCTCATTTAGATCACGCAGGCGATCACGCTGACGCAAACTCTAACAACTTGGGTTATGTTGTTTCTGTTTCTCAGGTTGATCGCTGGTCAATCAATCTTCGCCTACGAGAACTCAACATTCCCTGCACCTGTCCGGCGGATGGCACCTTGCGCGTCAACGCCAATCACCCGATCGCCTTGCTGCTAGTGAATAGCGTAGTGCGACGGTTCAAGGTTCCTCGTCAAACCAGTGTGGACTGGCTAGAGCGCTGCTGGAGCAGCCGTGTTGCCTGTTCTGTAGTCTTCTAA
- the nifV gene encoding homocitrate synthase gives MTLSSLTSPQTDPAHIYINDTTLRDGEQAAGIAFGLEEKVAIAKFLDAIGVQELEVGIPAMGQAEAQSIRAIANLGLNAKILGWNRAVIADIQASLNCGLQRIHISIPVSDAQIQVKFQGRWNAMLLQLRDAINFAKDHGLEVSVGGEDSSRADEQFLVDAAQFAQEWGAFRFRFCDTVGILDPFTTFEKVQKLVAALEIPVEMHTHNDLGLASANALAGVRAGASSINTTVNGLGERAGNAALEEVVMALKHIYGIKLGIRTQHLLELSRSVAKAVNCPVPPWKAIVGRNAFAHESGIHAHGVLANPSTYEPFDPIEVGRERQLVVGKHSGRHLLNQVMQGAGVSVEPGRSQSVLQAVRDQATELKRSLTLDELLVLAAKTQ, from the coding sequence ATGACGCTTTCATCTCTCACTTCACCTCAAACTGACCCAGCCCATATCTATATCAATGACACCACTTTACGAGATGGCGAACAGGCCGCCGGTATTGCCTTTGGTCTAGAAGAGAAAGTGGCGATCGCCAAATTCTTAGATGCTATCGGTGTTCAAGAATTAGAAGTGGGTATTCCAGCGATGGGACAAGCCGAAGCCCAGTCGATTCGAGCGATCGCCAATTTGGGACTCAATGCCAAAATCCTAGGCTGGAACCGCGCGGTCATCGCCGATATTCAAGCCTCCTTGAACTGCGGACTACAGCGAATCCATATTTCTATCCCTGTCTCTGATGCTCAAATTCAGGTCAAGTTTCAGGGCCGCTGGAATGCGATGCTGCTGCAGCTACGCGATGCCATCAACTTCGCCAAGGATCACGGCCTAGAGGTGAGTGTGGGCGGTGAAGACAGCTCACGCGCGGACGAACAGTTTCTGGTGGACGCGGCTCAGTTTGCTCAAGAGTGGGGAGCATTCCGCTTTCGCTTTTGTGACACGGTCGGTATTCTCGATCCGTTTACCACTTTTGAAAAAGTGCAAAAACTCGTTGCCGCGCTAGAAATTCCAGTTGAAATGCACACGCACAACGATCTTGGACTAGCAAGTGCGAATGCACTAGCCGGTGTTCGCGCTGGCGCTAGTTCGATCAATACCACCGTTAACGGATTAGGGGAGCGGGCCGGAAACGCGGCTTTAGAAGAAGTGGTGATGGCGCTAAAACACATCTATGGTATCAAGCTAGGTATCCGTACCCAGCACTTACTAGAGCTATCGCGCTCTGTCGCTAAAGCCGTCAACTGTCCGGTTCCTCCTTGGAAGGCGATCGTGGGTAGAAATGCATTTGCCCACGAATCTGGCATCCACGCTCACGGCGTCTTAGCTAATCCCAGCACTTACGAACCTTTTGACCCAATAGAAGTAGGGCGAGAGCGCCAGCTCGTTGTAGGTAAACATTCAGGCCGCCATCTATTGAATCAGGTGATGCAAGGGGCAGGCGTAAGCGTTGAGCCAGGAAGGAGCCAGTCAGTGCTACAGGCGGTACGCGACCAGGCCACCGAACTCAAACGCAGCCTCACCTTGGATGAACTGCTTGTCCTCGCTGCCAAGACGCAATAA
- a CDS encoding OFA family MFS transporter produces MSLEVKILGLSAERGRWLLVLLGMSVLLCLGSVYAWSVFRKPLESEFNIGATESLLPYTIALVFYAALMPISGFLIPRMGPQMVTTIGGLAVGLGYVLSSFASDITAMTLTYGVIAGTGVGIAYGVPMAVVAQWFPDKKGLAVGITIVGFGLSPLISAPIASSLMSAYSLRIALRVLGVAFGLLIPAIATTLRFPPKDWHPSQASALAPLATQDRIYPKHLLTSRSFYGLWICYALGTLIGLSAIGISSPVGEEMININPGLAASSVSLFAVFNGVARPLFGWLSDRFEPHYVAIASYALILVACILMVSAQPGQVTTYLLAFCLFWFCLGGWLAIAPTTTLRFFDPNHYAQNYGIVFTAYGIGALSGTLVTGRIRDWLGSYTYVFYLMALLSLIGIVTASTLLKRDKSNLIDLS; encoded by the coding sequence ATGTCCTTAGAAGTGAAGATTCTAGGATTGTCAGCAGAGCGAGGTAGATGGCTGCTGGTTTTACTGGGTATGAGCGTATTGCTATGTCTAGGCAGCGTTTATGCTTGGAGCGTTTTTCGTAAGCCTCTGGAATCAGAATTTAACATTGGTGCGACCGAAAGTCTATTGCCCTACACTATCGCACTGGTTTTTTATGCCGCCCTGATGCCGATTTCAGGATTTCTTATTCCTAGAATGGGACCACAGATGGTCACCACAATCGGCGGGCTCGCGGTAGGGCTAGGTTATGTTCTTTCTAGCTTTGCCTCGGACATTACGGCAATGACACTGACCTACGGAGTCATCGCAGGCACCGGCGTTGGTATTGCCTATGGCGTTCCGATGGCGGTTGTGGCGCAGTGGTTCCCGGATAAAAAAGGATTGGCGGTTGGTATTACTATCGTAGGATTTGGACTCTCCCCCTTAATTAGTGCGCCGATTGCCAGTAGTTTGATGAGTGCCTACAGCCTCAGGATTGCCTTACGGGTTTTGGGAGTGGCGTTTGGCCTGCTGATTCCGGCGATCGCAACCACCCTCAGGTTCCCCCCCAAGGACTGGCATCCTAGCCAAGCCTCAGCGTTAGCCCCGCTAGCAACCCAGGACCGTATCTATCCCAAACACTTACTGACGAGTCGTTCGTTTTATGGATTGTGGATTTGCTATGCGCTAGGCACTCTAATTGGCCTTAGCGCTATTGGCATTTCGAGCCCAGTTGGCGAAGAAATGATCAACATTAATCCTGGCTTAGCAGCTAGCAGCGTCTCTTTATTTGCAGTGTTCAATGGTGTTGCTAGGCCGCTTTTTGGCTGGCTGAGCGATCGCTTTGAGCCGCACTATGTGGCGATCGCTAGCTATGCGCTCATTCTGGTTGCTTGCATACTGATGGTCAGTGCCCAGCCTGGACAAGTAACAACCTACTTGCTGGCCTTTTGTTTATTCTGGTTTTGCTTAGGGGGGTGGCTGGCGATCGCGCCGACAACGACACTGCGATTTTTTGATCCTAATCACTACGCCCAAAATTATGGCATTGTGTTCACCGCTTACGGTATTGGAGCTTTGAGTGGAACCCTGGTTACTGGGAGGATCCGAGACTGGCTAGGCTCCTACACCTATGTATTTTATTTAATGGCACTGCTGTCTCTTATCGGCATCGTAACCGCCAGTACTTTGTTGAAGCGCGACAAGTCTAACCTGATCGATCTAAGCTGA
- a CDS encoding Dps family protein encodes MTIQSVQSVENLVQAFGDVGPNPIRLERDVTIPVCEGLNLAYASFQGLYLQYQKQHFVTEGAEFYSIHEFFQESYGQTQEHAHDIAERLNGLGGVPAGSFAQLSDLCCFEPEPEGIYVCRQMIENDLAGEQAVISLLRRLATQAESVGDRATRYLYEQILLTTEDRAFHLDHFLAEDSLTFAFLK; translated from the coding sequence ATGACCATTCAATCTGTTCAATCTGTTGAAAACCTAGTTCAGGCTTTTGGCGATGTCGGCCCTAACCCAATTCGTCTTGAAAGAGACGTTACTATTCCGGTTTGCGAAGGATTAAACCTAGCCTATGCCAGTTTTCAGGGTCTATACCTTCAGTATCAAAAGCAACACTTCGTTACCGAAGGCGCTGAATTTTATTCTATTCACGAATTCTTTCAAGAGAGCTATGGTCAGACCCAGGAACATGCCCACGATATCGCTGAGCGGTTGAATGGACTAGGGGGTGTTCCTGCAGGTTCTTTCGCTCAGCTTTCAGATCTCTGTTGTTTTGAGCCCGAGCCCGAAGGCATCTACGTTTGCCGACAGATGATTGAAAACGATTTGGCAGGAGAGCAGGCGGTAATCTCTCTGTTGCGTAGATTGGCCACCCAGGCAGAAAGCGTAGGCGATCGCGCTACCCGCTATCTCTATGAGCAAATTCTGTTGACTACAGAAGATAGAGCTTTCCATCTCGATCACTTCTTAGCAGAAGACAGTCTCACCTTTGCCTTTTTGAAATAA
- the nifT gene encoding putative nitrogen fixation protein NifT has translation MKVMLHTDRAGKLMAYVAKKDLEQEVTQKARADEDHVLTLANGWELQIAGLDDPIQTPQTVRAKRVK, from the coding sequence ATGAAAGTAATGCTTCACACAGACCGCGCTGGAAAGTTAATGGCCTACGTAGCCAAAAAAGACCTAGAACAAGAGGTGACTCAGAAAGCCCGAGCAGACGAAGACCATGTTTTGACGTTAGCAAACGGTTGGGAACTACAGATAGCTGGACTAGATGATCCCATCCAAACGCCTCAAACGGTGCGAGCCAAACGAGTGAAGTAG